One Huiozyma naganishii CBS 8797 chromosome 5, complete genome DNA segment encodes these proteins:
- the KNAG0E01610 gene encoding uncharacterized protein (similar to Saccharomyces cerevisiae TCB2 (YNL087W) and TCB1 (YOR086C); ancestral locus Anc_2.202) codes for MVAKEDANSAVADKGHDASASATDSNIASNQSEERMGGSSLKKAKTSANISEKKASKAGTGDSANRQRKDTSYIGWQQTGNWEEKDELTAEDELLDLTKDTLLDNVLPDAVYGDWYHFVGIIFLGGFLSFFLGYFKFSLAPVFFVIVVSTLFYRTSAKKYRGSIRDLVQKEFTVQKIENDYESFEWLNSFLDKYWPILEPSVSQMVVEQVNEILATNTAIPSFITAIWIDKFTVGVKPPRVEAAKTFLNTAPDVVVMDWILSFTPHDLSDMTAKQVRNYVNEEVMVKAKMFGMTPSVTVSELAFKAKARVRFTLMTAFPHVETVNLQLLEVPDIDFVATVFGNSIFNWELMSFPGLTSFIKLMANKYMGPILLPPFSLQLNIPTLLSDSNVSIGIVEITIKKATDLKTGTNVLNQSVDPYLCFELDNKKVGQTRTVRDTLNPIWNETLFVLLSSYTVPLTISVMDKRSKLKDKKIGRIEFNMNSLYDNPNQRDIKEQFLRNSKPVGELVFDLKFFPTLQARSLPDGTVEEMPDLNTGIAKIVLDDIEGIAEEKKKESYSVDVYMNAKFIGKTSKGSSSEVIKFGDEFESIIPDRRKTRYRFVVKDSKNNVVTAVMQSLNDLIDRSEIDKKQIPLRGTKGALKVSTYWRPVRLDFGNNSIAYTPPIGVLRVFINRADNLLNLEKIGKIGPYTKVLVNGTSRGRTEDRKGTLSPVWNQSIYVAVTSPNQRITLEVMDVETSRKDRSVGKFNIDVQDLFHKNKDNEYEECIDKSPRTGRLITKKGPRGNLTYYLSFYPTLPVLTLEEMEEAKKLEKKRQFVDEHKDNAKKLTEVERQKLEEEKLVVEEMDQILKQKKKLELNELMDHKSGVLAVSVLDGTVPQPGVYVQAFFDGNNHSRFTSPRMNSAVISNGWTGDVAIKELDYSMTTFRVTENPNASKGESCLCEVSLATAELIKGCYHRPSIVQMSGEGGGKLLVQVQWFPIDVKELPQSDLITNSGELTVLAKNADNLTSADTNGYSDPYLKFFINDEKNAIFKTHVEKKTLNPVWNEAATFPITNRVNDTLRIRVMDWDMASGDDAIGTAVVNLADVKPEGTTPMDVPVTYEGQDGGMLHLEFSFSAKYVTARAPERQTKTAEVTTKGLGTGLKAGTTVVNTGIGAVGKIGKGIFHVGKLGKGKGKKEGVNETEADTEF; via the coding sequence ATGGTCGCCAAAGAAGATGCTAATTCAGCTGTGGCTGACAAAGGTCACGACGCTAGCGCATCGGCGACAGATTCAAATATCGCAAGCAATCAGAGTGAAGAACGTATGGGGGGGAGcagtttgaagaaggcAAAGACAAGTGCAAACATTTCGGAAAAGAAAGCCTCGAAGGCGGGGACCGGTGATTCAGCAAACAGGCAGAGGAAAGATACTTCGTATATCGGCTGGCAACAAACAGGGAACTGGGAGGAGAAAGATGAGTTGACGGCGGAGGATGAACTGCTAGATTTGACAAAGGATACTCTGCTTGATAACGTTTTGCCAGATGCAGTGTACGGTGACTGGTACCATTTCGTTGGGATCATTTTCTTAGGTGGGTTCCTGTCCTTTTTCCTCGGTTACTTTAAGTTTTCGCTAGCTCCAGTTTTCTTCGTTATTGTAGTATCTACATTGTTTTACAGGACATCTGCCAAAAAATACAGAGGGTCGATCAGAGACTTGGTGCAGAAGGAGTTTACAGTAcagaaaattgaaaacGATTACGAATCCTTTGAATGGTTGAACTCGTTTTTGGACAAATACTGGCCCATATTGGAACCCTCGGTATCACAGATGGTCGTCGAGCAAGTTAACGAAATTCTAGCTACAAATACAGCTATACCATCGTTTATCACTGCCATATGGATCGACAAATTTACCGTTGGTGTGAAACCACCTAGAGTCGAGGCTGCCAAGACATTTTTGAACACAGCTCCAGACGTCGTTGTTATGGACTGGATCTTATCCTTTACCCCTCACGACCTATCAGACATGACCGCTAAGCAAGTGCGGAATTACGTTAACGAGGAGGTCATGGTCAAAGCGAAAATGTTCGGTATGACACCCTCGGTAACAGTCTCCGAACTCGCATTTAAGGCCAAGGCAAGAGTTCGGTTCACGTTGATGACTGCGTTCCCTCACGTGGAAACGGTCAACTTGCAGCTACTGGAGGTACCAGATATTGATTTTGTGGCTACTGTCTTTGGTAATTCCATCTTTAATTGGGAGCTTATGTCCTTCCCAGGGCTCACCAGCTTCATCAAATTGATGGCTAATAAGTACATGGGACCCATTTTGTTGCCCCCCTTCTCTCTTCAACTGAACATACCAACTTTATTATCAGACTCTAACGTCTCGATCGGTATTGTGGAGATAACAATTAAGAAGGCCACCGATTTGAAGACCGGTACTAATGTTTTGAACCAATCTGTGGATCCATACTTATGTTTCGAGCTAGATAACAAGAAGGTCGGTCAAACGAGAACAGTGAGAGATACACTCAACCCAATATGGAATGAAACTTTATTCGTGCTGTTGAGCTCGTACACTGTGCCTTTGACCATTAGTGTTATGGACAAGAGAAGCAAACTAAAGGATAAGAAGATTGGTAGAATAGAGTTCAATATGAACTCATTGTATGACAACCCCAATCAGCGCGATATCAAGGAGCAGTTTTTAAGAAACTCAAAGCCAGTTGGTGAACTAGTTTTCGATCTCAAGTTCTTCCCAACATTACAAGCCAGAAGTTTGCCCGATGGTACAGTGGAGGAAATGCCGGACTTGAACACTGGTATTGCTAAGATCGTTCTTGACGACATCGAAGGTATTGccgaggagaagaagaaggaaagcTACTCGGTTGATGTATACATGAATGCCAAATTTATCGGCAAAACAAGCAAGGGTTCTTCCTCGGAGGTTATCAAGTTTGGTGACGAATTCGAATCCATTATCCCAGATCGCCGTAAGACAAGATACAGATTCGTTGTCAAGGACTCAAAGAACAATGTCGTCACAGCTGTTATGCAAAGTTTGAACGATCTGATTGATAGAAGTGAAATTGACAAGAAGCAGATCCCATTAAGAGGTACAAAGGGAGCTTTGAAGGTATCGACATACTGGAGACCAGTAAGACTGGACTTCGGTAACAATTCAATTGCCTACACCCCACCTATCGGTGTACTTAGAGTATTCATTAACAGGGCAGacaacttgttgaacttggaGAAGATTGGTAAGATCGGCCCATACACTAAAGTCTTAGTTAACGGTACTTCGAGAGGGAGAACTGAGGACAGGAAGGGCACACTAAGCCCAGTCTGGAACCAATCTATATATGTGGCTGTCACATCTCCAAACCAAAGAATCACATTGGAAGTTATGGATGTAGAGACTTCTAGGAAAGATCGTAGTGTCGGTAAATTCAACATCGACGTCCAGGACCTTTTCCACAAGAATAAAGATAACGAATATGAGGAATGCATTGACAAATCTCCAAGGACTGGCCGTCTGATTACAAAGAAAGGTCCAAGAGGGAATTTGACTTATTACCTTTCATTTTACCCTACGTTGCCAGTTCTAACACTGGAAGAAATGGAGGAAGCCAAGAAGCTTgagaaaaagagacagtTTGTGGACGAGCATAAGGACAATGCCAAAAAGCTCACCGAGGTGGAACGTCAGAaactcgaagaagaaaagcTTGTGGTCGAAGAGATGGACCAAATtctgaaacagaaaaagaaactcGAGTTGAATGAGTTAATGGACCACAAATCAGGTGTTCTGGCAGTTTCTGTTCTGGACGGTACGGTTCCTCAACCAGGAGTATACGTACAAGCATTCTTTGATGGTAACAACCACTCAAGGTTCACCAGTCCTCGGATGAACAGTGCTGTTATAAGTAACGGTTGGACTGGTGACGTGGCAATCAAAGAGCTAGATTATTCTATGACTACCTTCAGAGTAACGGAAAATCCAAACGCCAGTAAGGGCGAATCGTGCTTATGTGAAGTATCGTTGGCCACTGCAGAACTAATTAAGGGTTGTTACCATAGACCTTCCATCGTGCAGATGTCTGGTGAAGGTGGTGGTAAATTGTTGGTTCAGGTTCAATGGTTCCCAATTGATGTCAAAGAATTACCACAGTCAGATTTGATCACCAACTCTGGGGAATTGACTGTATTGGCCAAGAATGCTGATAACCTAACGTCAGCGGATACCAATGGTTACTCAGATCCATACTTGAAGTTCTTCATAAACGATGAAAAGAATGCTATCTTCAAGACTCACGTGGAGAAGAAGACACTGAATCCGGTATGGAACGAGGCTGCTACTTTCCCGATCACGAACCGTGTCAACGATACATTGCGCATTCGCGTGATGGATTGGGATATGGCGTCAGGTGACGATGCAATTGGTACTGCAGTGGTCAACCTGGCCGATGTCAAACCCGAAGGGACTACCCCGATGGATGTTCCTGTGACGTATGAAGGCCAAGATGGTGGTATGTTACACCTTGAGTTCTCGTTCAGTGCAAAATACGTGACTGCTCGTGCACCTGAGCGTCAAACGAAAACTGCAGAAGTCACAACTAAAGGGCTCGGCACGGGACTCAAAGCTGGGACCACAGTTGTGAACACGGGTATTGGTGCCGTTGGGAAAATTGGGAAGGGCATATTCCACGTTGGTAAACTTGGGAAAGGCAAGGGTAAAAAGGAAGGGGTCAATGAGACAGAAGCTGACACTGAATTTTAG
- the OST3 gene encoding dolichyl-diphosphooligosaccharide--protein glycotransferase OST3 (similar to Saccharomyces cerevisiae OST3 (YOR085W); ancestral locus Anc_2.204): MRGNYLYSCLTAVVLLVSSVLGATVEQFAAEVAKSGHNIIQLTDSNYKKWLGGTHKVPRGANVLALFTTTALEFGCQTCLKFEAEYDALVQSWFNDHPGGVSKEDPEKALFFVKVSVMKPGQIPNAFKYFNLEHIPKLLFFPAGGRIDDYQSLDLPQEEGTMRVTYLITALKGAIGISDYQLYVPTDWSSIGVTMFAVFALVYLVRKHYAFLGTLLASRALWAVCSVAFIILMISGYMFNKIRGVPLAGSGPHGEVVYILENEFQSQYGIETQILAVFYGLLAALVVGLSMGIPKLNNYYQRRSDGTFIVAVASIVLAVAVYMFFAAYTNVYSTKQGGYPFKLFKVSALF, encoded by the coding sequence ATGAGAGGAAACTATTTGTACAGTTGCCTCACGGCAGTCGTGCTGCTCGTGTCGTCCGTGCTGGGTGCCACAGTGGAACAGTTTGCCGCAGAGGTTGCGAAAAGCGGGCATAATATCATCCAATTGACCGACTCGAACTATAAGAAGTGGCTCGGTGGGACGCACAAAGTGCCTCGCGGTGCCAACGTCCTCGCGCTGTTCACGACCACGGCTCTCGAATTCGGCTGCCAGACGTGTCTCAAGTTCGAGGCGGAGTACGACGCCCTGGTCCAGTCCTGGTTCAATGATCACCCTGGCGGTGTCTCCAAAGAGGACCCGGAAAAGGCGCTGTTCTTCGTCAAAGTGTCAGTGATGAAACCAGGGCAGATCCCCAACGCGTTCAAGTATTTCAATCTCGAACACATTCCAAAACTGCTCTTCTTCCCAGCTGGTGGAAGGATCGACGACTATCAATCGCTCGACTTGCCCCAAGAGGAGGGCACCATGAGAGTGACGTACCTGATCACCGCGTTGAAGGGTGCCATCGGTATATCTGACTACCAACTGTACGTACCCACAGACTGGTCCTCCATCGGAGTCACCATGTTTGCCGTGTTCGCCCTCGTCTACTTGGTCAGGAAACACTACGCGTTCCTCGGTACTCTCCTTGCATCGCGCGCTCTGTGGGCTGTCTGTTCTGTCGCCTTCATCATTTTGATGATCAGCGGGTAcatgttcaacaagatcagGGGCGTGCCCCTCGCTGGATCTGGCCCACACGGAGAGGTTGTAtacattttggaaaacgagTTCCAATCACAGTACGGTATCGAGACACAGATATTGGCCGTCTTCTACGGCTTGCTTGCCGCACTGGTTGTCGGTTTAAGCATGGGTATTCCAAAACTGAACAACTACTACCAGAGAAGAAGCGACGGGACTTTCATCGTTGCCGTCGCGAGCATCGTGTTGGCTGTCGCAGTGTACATGTTTTTCGCTGCGTATACAAACGTGTACAGCACAAAACAAGGGGGATACCCATttaaactgttcaaagtctcGGCGTTATTTTAA
- the MKT1 gene encoding Mkt1p (similar to Saccharomyces cerevisiae MKT1 (YNL085W); ancestral locus Anc_2.205), with protein MPIQSLELFLFERGLVGSYPIDSLKNTTLGIDVNHYVSRLLTTKKEQFLDAIGGFPISLKMYLESDLKIFKESNITPVFVFNGSGTANQLAANSHFTALAKEVAAASSITPSGSQASRSAKELMLAQRHKAWTQWSNLLNNNQSTYIDQPLQPQEPFRYQAIIELKKFQSDLIDYFIEHQIVYQVAPYCSWIQLSYLLSSGFIDAIYGPTDCLMLSNVDRFILGMEFPNKDFRFIDRARVLKDFHVSSEEFIDICMAVGNDLQPSVLPPLQIYPSNKLFEISLEMVLNTGTNFYAYQLSSNAQGGAVQEVDKYEKGVSSLKYMPVLFSSGRVDVYTIDPSREHMEESRKPSANSEHRQSNENMASVKDRSDSQEGSTNLAAADDKTFPIPRDVHDIIGQRLPDEYYYYKSLGLISGKLFDAITTGVYPEEPPLDGGSSNSYRELIAKSVELFKNKEINLLTQNINRYFQMKPIVQVKWFSPENKVALTNRTSPSVFEQLNHIIIKTNNAKTTPFSVSEFVKLLLSTEDLSKEFISDQVVFPNSVPVDQKINSAFDLLSTNFLRLLIQLEFFDFDFGEKSLTPNQWGRAFLKLGNLGAESDFVGKLFILLVFLKTKVLSISQDFTPSVRSSLSDHTLRSYPQESKYILALTRLLTLFQVDQKPTAIYHGPIDKKTLTFREHLDFVNDNLNDLFESLVVSSLTANEFDKLSLQNHEWQSEIVYHMPFKRSLPNTVMSMMVEFFLQKYLHNGNIKHDALALVSTEFSTYKCVPNLTEQFDQSIAYLSQCKVLFDELCDMKLVSKDESELLSEAVTFATNAVRGE; from the coding sequence ATGCCAATTCAGTCGCTGGAgctgtttttgtttgaaaGGGGGCTCGTTGGATCGTACCCTATTGATTCGTTGAAGAATACCACTCTGGGGATTGACGTGAACCACTATGTCTCCCGGTTGCTGACCACCAAGAAAGAGCAGTTTTTGGACGCCATTGGCGGGTTCCCCATCAGTTTGAAGATGTACCTGGAGAGCGACCTCAAGATCTTTAAAGAGAGCAACATTACTCCCGTTTTCGTGTTCAACGGATCGGGGACTGCTAACCAGTTGGCGGCGAACAGCCACTTTACGGCGCTTGCTAAGGAGGTAGCCGCCGCGAGCAGTATCACCCCATCAGGGTCACAGGCCTCGAGGTCCGCAAAGGAGCTGATGCTTGCTCAGAGACACAAGGCTTGGACCCAGTGGAGCAACTTGCTGAACAACAACCAGAGCACGTACATTGACCAGCCACTGCAACCACAGGAACCCTTCAGGTACCAGGCGATCATCGAGCTCAAGAAGTTTCAGTCGGATCTGATCGACTATTTCATTGAGCATCAGATCGTCTACCAAGTGGCCCCTTACTGCTCTTGGATCCAGCTGTCATACTTGCTGTCGAGTGGATTCATTGACGCCATATATGGGCCCACAGACTGTTTGATGCTGTCTAACGTCGACAGATTCATCCTCGGAATGGAGTTCCCCAACAAGGACTTCCGGTTCATCGACAGAGCAAGGGTGCTGAAGGACTTCCATGTTTCGAGCGAGGAGTTTATTGACATTTGCATGGCGGTCGGTAACGATCTGCAGCCATCCGTGTTACCCCCGCTGCAGATATACCCAAGCAACAAACTGTTCGAAATCTCCTTGGAGATGGTCTTGAATACGGGCACCAATTTCTACGCGTACCAGCTGTCCAGCAACGCTCAAGGTGGAGCTGTCCAGGAGGTGGACAAGTACGAGAAGGGGGTCTCCTCGTTGAAATATATGCCCGTCCTTTTCAGCTCTGGCAGAGTCGACGTCTACACTATAGACCCATCCAGGGAACACATGGAGGAAAGCCGCAAACCCTCCGCAAACTCAGAACATAGACAGTCTAACGAAAATATGGCGTCTGTGAAGGACCGCTCAGATTCACAGGAGGGATCTACGAATTTGGCAGCAGCGGATGACAAAACGTTCCCGATCCCACGCGACGTTCATGACATAATCGGCCAACGACTACCGGATGAatactactactacaagTCTCTAGGGTTGATCTCTGGAAAGCTGTTCGATGCAATCACCACGGGCGTCTACCCAGAGGAGCCACCATTGGACGGCGGATCCTCGAACTCTTACAGGGAGCTGATCGCGAAATCCGTGGAGCTGTTCAAGAATAAGGAAATCAACTTGCTGACTCAAAACATAAACAGATACTTCCAAATGAAACCAATCGTACAGGTGAAGTGGTTCTCCCCAGAAAATAAAGTAGCGTTGACTAACAGAACCTCGCCATCGGTGTTCGAACAACTGAACCACATAATCATTAAAACGAACAACGCGAAAACGACACCATTCAGCGTTTCTGAGTTTGTGAAGTTACTGTTAAGCACTGAAGATTTATCAAAGGAGTTTATATCTGACCAAGTCGTGTTCCCCAACTCTGTCCCAGTGGACCAAAAAATCAACTCTGCCTTCGACTTGCTGTCTACTAACTTCCTAAGACTGTTGATTCAACTGGAATTTTTCGACTTTGACTTTGGCGAAAAATCGTTGACGCCAAACCAGTGGGGTCGCGCATTTTTGAAACTAGGCAACCTTGGAGCAGAGAGTGACTTCGTGGGGAAATTGTTTATCTTACTagtcttcttgaagacaAAAGTGTTGTCGATCTCCCAAGATTTCACGCCAAGTGTTCGGTCATCATTGTCTGACCACACGCTAAGATCGTACCCACAAGAATCCAAATACATTCTTGCCTTAACCCGCTTGCTGACCCTATTCCAAGTTGACCAGAAACCAACAGCCATATACCACGGCCCAATTGACAAAAAGACCTTGACCTTCAGAGAACATCTGGACTTTGTCAACGATAACCTGAACGATCTGTTTGAATCCCTCGTGGTCTCCTCGCTGACGGCGAACGAGTTTGACAAATTGAGCCTACAGAACCACGAATGGCAAAGCGAAATCGTCTACCACATGCCCTTCAAGAGATCGCTACCAAACACAGTTATGTCCATGATGGTCGAATTTTTTCTACAAAAGTACCTGCATAACGGTAACATCAAGCACGACGCACTGGCATTAGTCTCTACCGAATTTAGCACCTATAAGTGTGTCCCTAATCTAACCGAACAATTCGACCAGTCGATCGCATACTTGTCCCAGTGTAAGGTACTATTTGATGAATTATGTGACATGAAGTTAGTGAGTAAAGATGAATCTGAGTTGCTGTCCGAGGCAGTGACGTTTGCCACGAATGCGGTAAGAGGTGAATGA
- the CCT2 gene encoding chaperonin-containing T-complex subunit CCT2 (similar to Saccharomyces cerevisiae CCT2 (YIL142W); ancestral locus Anc_2.206) yields the protein MSMNIFGDQVTEERAENARMSSFVGAIAVGDLIKSTLGPKGMDKLLQSASSDSAMVTNDGATILKAIPLDNPAAKVLVNISKVQDDEVGDGTTSVTVLSAELLREAEKLIDQYKIHPQTIIEGYRIGSKAALEALEKAAIDNSSNQKAFYKDLLQIAKTTLSSKILSQDKEHFAKLATDAILRLKGSTNLEHVQIIKILGGKLSDSFLDEGFILAKKFGNNQPKKIENAKILVANTSLDTDKVKIFGTKFKVDSTSKLADLEKAERNKMKEKINKISKFGINTFVNRQLIYDYPEQMFTDLGINSIEHADFEGVERLALVTGGEVVSTFDEPEKCKLGECKFIEEIMIGESTFLKFSGCKVGEACTIVLRGATDQVLDEAERSLHDALSVLSQTTKETRTVLGAGCSEMIMSKAVDTEAQNVDGKKSMAVESFARALRQLPTILADNAGYDSSELVSKLRSSIYNGISTSGLDLNNGTIVDVRELGIVESYKLKRAVVSSASEAAEVLLRVDNIIRAKPRTANRSNM from the coding sequence ATGAGTATGAATATCTTTGGCGACCAGGTTACAGAGGAAAGGGCCGAAAATGCTCGTATGTCGTCCTTTGTTGGTGCGATTGCAGTGGGTGACTTGATCAAGTCGACTCTGGGCCCTAAAGGTATGGACAAGCTGTTACAAAGTGCATCGAGTGACTCTGCAATGGTAACTAACGACGGTGCGACCATCTTGAAAGCAATTCCGTTGGACAATCCCGCCGCGAAAGTCCTGGTGAATATCTCAAAGGTGCAAGACGATGAGGTCGGTGATGGTACCACCAGTGTCACGGTGCTGAGCGCCGAATTGTTGAGGGAGGCAGAGAAGTTGATTGACCAGTACAAGATCCATCCCCAGACCATCATAGAAGGTTACAGAATTGGGTCGAAGGCGGCGTTGGAGGCTCTAGAGAAGGCAGCCATCGACAACTCGTCAAACCAGAAAGCGTTTTACAAGGACTTGCTACAGATTGCCAAGACCACTTTGTCCTCGAAGATTCTATCTCAAGATAAGGAACACTTTGCGAAGCTGGCTACCGACGCTATATTAAGACTGAAGGGGTCAACCAACTTGGAACATGTTCAAATTATCAAGATTTTAGGTGGCAAACTGTCCGATTCCTTCCTGGACGAAGGGTTCATTTTGGCCAAGAAGTTTGGTAACAATCAGCCCAAGAAGATCGAAAATGCTAAGATACTCGTAGCGAATACGTCTTTGGATACGGATAAAGTCAAGATTTTTGGgacaaaattcaaagtggaTTCGACTAGCAAACTGGCAGACCTTGAGAAGGCCGAGCGcaacaagatgaaggagAAAATCAACAAGATTTCCAAGTTCGGGATCAACACGTTTGTGAACAGACAGTTGATCTATGACTACCCAGAACAGATGTTCACCGACTTGGGCATCAACTCCATCGAACATGCCGACTTTGAAGGTGTCGAGAGGTTAGCCCTTGTAACTGGTGGTGAAGTGGTCTCCACATTCGATGAACCAGAGAAGTGCAAGCTTGGGGAATGTAAATTCATCGAAGAGATTATGATTGGTGAGAGTACGTTTTTAAAATTTAGCGGCTGTAAAGTTGGTGAAGCGTGTACCATCGTTCTAAGAGGTGCCACAGACCAGGTTCTTGATGAAGCCGAGAGATCCTTGCACGATGCACTATCCGTTCTATCGCAAACAACAAAGGAAACAAGAACGGTCCTAGGTGCCGGCTGCTCCGAGATGATCATGTCTAAAGCTGTCGACACGGAGGCCCAAAATGTTGACGGGAAGAAGTCGATGGCTGTCGAGTCCTTCGCACGCGCTTTGAGGCAACTGCCCACCATCCTGGCCGACAACGCCGGTTACGACAGCAGCGAACTGGTCTCTAAGCTGAGATCTAGCATCTACAATGGTATTTCTACGTCAGGTCTCGATCTGAACAACGGTACTATCGTCGACGTGAGAGAACTGGGCATTGTCGAAAGTTATAAACTGAAACGGGCCGTTGTGAGTTCTGCATCCGAGGCCGCCGAGGTTCTACTAAGAGTGGATAACATTATCCGTGCGAAACCAAGGACCGCAAACCGTTCCAACATGTAA